In one window of Tumebacillus sp. BK434 DNA:
- a CDS encoding O-methyltransferase produces the protein MKDERVWQALAELEELEKRDDLEEGLWRITKEVGLLFNMILRHSGAKRILEVGTSSGYSTLFLADAARANGGKVVTCEFSPFKIKLAKEMFAKAGLEEQIELMEGNALETVEELEGPWDFVFLDGMKDEYVFYLSSIWPKVRPGGLVIADNMISHKGVLGIEAYKFTVDMLDDASSVTVPIGSGDLFSCKVEDQ, from the coding sequence ATGAAGGATGAACGTGTCTGGCAGGCGCTTGCGGAATTGGAAGAGCTGGAGAAGCGCGACGATCTGGAAGAGGGGCTGTGGCGGATTACCAAGGAAGTTGGGCTGCTGTTTAATATGATCTTGCGCCACAGCGGCGCCAAACGAATCTTAGAAGTCGGAACATCGAGCGGATATTCTACGCTCTTTTTGGCGGATGCGGCCCGAGCGAATGGCGGAAAGGTCGTGACGTGTGAATTTAGCCCCTTTAAAATCAAGCTCGCCAAAGAGATGTTTGCGAAGGCAGGTCTGGAAGAGCAGATCGAATTGATGGAAGGCAATGCGCTGGAGACGGTGGAGGAATTGGAAGGACCGTGGGATTTTGTGTTCCTCGACGGGATGAAGGATGAATATGTCTTTTATCTCAGTTCCATCTGGCCCAAGGTGCGTCCCGGCGGCTTGGTGATCGCAGATAATATGATTTCGCACAAAGGTGTGCTCGGGATTGAAGCGTATAAGTTCACCGTCGATATGCTGGACGATGCTTCATCCGTCACGGTTCCAATCGGTTCTGGTGATCTGTTTAGCTGCAAGGTGGAAGATCAGTAG